Proteins encoded within one genomic window of Manduca sexta isolate Smith_Timp_Sample1 chromosome 18, JHU_Msex_v1.0, whole genome shotgun sequence:
- the LOC115440269 gene encoding uncharacterized protein LOC115440269, with the protein MSKLSFRARALDASKPMPIYLAEELPDLPDYSAINRAVPQMPSGMEKEEESEHHLQRAISGTGLIIPTPEVCEVSDLEFYARCYPPDYKMPKQHIHMQPLWEEQEAPEYDIDSEDERWLKQQRHPELTELKFEQMMDKLEKSSGQTVVTLNEAKLLLERHDDLVIAVYDYWLNKRLNTQHPLILSVKTENRMGQSANNPYLAFRRRTEKMQTRKNRKNDESSYEKMLKLRRDLARALSLLELVARRERAKRELVRLTALIAERRYAAGDFAHHLHHDPPPRPVYTAPVPIPTPNFRREPYPAPHYPPPTPVDQPRQREKRPYRRRKPRLAVGSAQGLRDSGVYSSSEEESGSRAEAASPPDDGPFAFRRKPGCYYEMPTATLYGDPVDPDSPSKEGLFEHELDERYRYTLTSVWSAWSRCAGLCRARAGRGGRVALDRVRTPLDDLWPHLTFPHRTRRHAQLHEEMELETKVHRTPKELVRDYHESGKYPWRRAFRRHLARNPDLWTCPVKEEDTKPALDCLKSDTKLNFDDIRHSIEDTKPNLADIKPTDESRQNLSGIRPTIDEIQPSLDMRPLDDVRPYLDEVKPEPMDVSDVKSDISDSARTIDEYVRENLRRVIRKRTYSACSDTSYDSDESLSPVEREFRSFIDEVHSKWLHFRPKTPPPSPPVNDKLLGEVALNVDTPMAVELRLLGGGPADKGGGGDCFTSSEFSLRSLRGEEPDSVVDVSDELLPDNFAVFTDAQMESILSETDLKALADDDERKMNISDDILEQLVKDVDGKEPFLLQGQSSDGRTDSGYKKKKGDSFGSSQVHVCAARRESIYLSAQEPPPPPSPPPAPAPAPTPAAAPTPPAPAPPAAAPAPVPTQNIILEEVNEVPIKLEKKRKEETLEEVQLAPGVQLKTVQTKHSPLKKHIITSAPRRASDDVPQILTVAVSDSLKVRLQNHLLSTQAGVLVPNGPFPPVAVAVPVQPVRDGGVPGVSGVSAVSGVSGVSTVVAGVSAAGSGRRVSAPLVQLAPAALAHKPLQLHAHAAHAAHAAHAAQPLVVAPSHALHHVQPNKLKVVHAHSLTHSQRTQLLAQNRVAHLPTVVSLATLADAKAPNAALLKAAPGSVAQLLEIKSGQLGKGTHLVNVVRHPTPGKTTVARLDMNDKKRQVVAFDGAIKSAVATPATATATATRPHRVSVSLDGRQIVRASLPTLPHVRHQIQLKNRLQVSTPQARGVAEPSTSITIATPSKPTCLPSSVVANLLHKNVQIPKSGQKIAISGPGAQALSANMPTIAFTTATQLKARQARLIAQPRAAPIAEMVEGRAPLSAGLGAGLGAGLGPATLPAGLAATRGGALAGLAADAPPADADDAATNGAVRRRAADTLPMEVT; encoded by the exons AGCTGAAGTTCGAGCAGATGATGGACAAGCTGGAGAAGAGCTCGGGCCAGACGGTGGTGACGCTGAACGAGGCGAAGCTGCTGCTGGAAAGGCACGACGACCTCGTCATCGCCGTGTACGACTACTGGCTCAACAAGCGGCTCAACACT CAACATCCGTTGATCCTGTCGGTGAAGACTGAGAACCGAATGGGCCAGTCTGCCAACAACCCGTACTTGGCGTTCAGGCGGCGCACTGAGAAGATGCAGACCAGGAAGAACAG GAAGAACGACGAGAGCTCGTACGAGAAGATGCTGAAGCTGCGGCGGGACCTGGCGCGCGCGCTGTCGCTGCTGGAGCTGGTGGCGCGGCGCGAGCGGGCCAAGCGCGAGCTGGTGCGCCTCACCGCGCTCATCGCCGAGCGCCGCTACGCCGCCGGCGACTTCGCGCACCACCTGCACCACGACCCGCCGCCCAG GCCCGTGTACACGGCGCCGGTGCCGATCCCGACGCCGAACTTCCGCCGCGAGCCGTACCCCGCGCCGCACTACCCGCCGCCCACGCCCGTCGACCAGCCCAGACAG CGCGAGAAGCGTCCGTACAGGAGACGGAAACCAAGGCTCGCCGTCGGCTCCGCGCAGGGGCTGCGAG ATTCCGGTGTGTACTCGTCCTCGGAGGAGGAGAGCGGGTCGCGGGCGGAAGCTGCGTCGCCTCCGGACGACGGGCCCTTCGCGTTTCGACGCAAGCCCGGTTGCTATTACGAAATG CCTACGGCGACGTTGTACGGCGACCCTGTGGATCCGGACAGTCCGTCGAAGGAAGGCCTTTTCGAGCACGAGCTGGATGAACGGTACAG GTACACGCTGACGTCGGTGTGGTC cgcgtggTCGCGCTGCGCCGGGCTGTGCCGCGCGCGCgcggggcgcggcgggcgcgtggCGCTCGACCGCGTGCGCACGCCGCTCGACGACCTGTGGCCGCACCTCACCTTCCCGCACCGCACGCGCCGACACGCGCAGCTGCACGAGGAG ATGGAGCTGGAGACAAAGGTGCATCGAACGCCTAAAGAGTTGGTCAGGGATTACCACGAGAGCGGCAAGTATCCGTGGAGGCGAGCTTTCAGACGACACCTCGCGCGCAACCCAGACCTCTGGACGTGTCCCGTCAAGGAAGAGGACACCAAACCGGCGCTCGATTGCCTGAAGTCAGACACCAAACTCAACTTCGACGACATCCGGCACTCGATCGAAGACACCAAACCAAATCTCGCCGACATCAAGCCGACAGACGAGAGCCGACAAAACCTCTCGGGCATAAGGCCGACGATCGATGAGATACAACCCAGTCTCGACATGAGGCCGCTGGATGACGTGAGACCGTACTTGGACGAGGTGAAGCCGGAGCCGATGGACGTGTCGGATGTTAAAAGTGATATTAGTGATAGTGCAAGGACTATAGACGAGTACGTGAGAGAGAATCTGCGGCGGGTGATCAGGAAGCGCACGTACAGCGCGTGCAGCGACACCAGCTACGACTCGGACGAGAGTCTGAGCCCGGTCGAGCGCGAGTTCCGCTCCTTCATCGACGAGGTACACAGCAAATG GTTACATTTCCGGCCGAAAACGCCTCCCCCATCACCGCCGGTGAATGACAAGCTGTTGGGTGAGGTGGCGCTCAACGTGGACACTCCGATGGCGGTGGAGTTGCGGCTGCTGGGCGGCGGGCCGGCGGACAAGGGCGGCGGCGGAGACTGCTTCACGTCCTCCGAGTTCAGCCTGCGGTCGCTGCGCGGCGAGGAGCCCGACTCAGTGGTGGACGTCAGCGATGAACTGCTGCCGGACAACTTTGCAG ttttcaccgacgCGCAAATGGAGAGCATCCTCTCGGAGACGGATCTAAAGGCGCTCGCGGACGACGACGAGCGCAAGATGAACATATCCGACGACATACTGGAGCAACTCGTCAAGGACGTGGACGGGAAAGAGCCTTTTTTACTGCAAGGCCAGAGTTCGGATGGGCGTACCGACTCTGGCTACAAGAAGAAAAAG GGCGACTCGTTCGGCTCGTCGCAGGTGCACGTGTGCGCGGCTAGGCGCGAGTCCATATACCTATCGGCGCAGGAGCCCCCGCCGCCCCCGTCCCCGCCGCCGGCGCCGGCCCCCGCCCCGACCCCTGCAGCAGCCCCCACCCCGCCCGCCCCCGCCCCGCCCGCCGCAGCGCCAGCGCCCGTACCCACGCAGAACATCATACTCGAGGAGGTCAATGAG GTGCCAATTAAACTTGAGAAGAAGAGGAAAGAGGAGACCCTAGAAGAGGTGCAGCTCGCACCGGGCGTTCAACTGAAGACTGTGCAGACGAAGCACTCGCCGCTGAAGAAGCACATCATAACgtccgcgccgcgccgcgccagcGACGACGTGCCGCAGATACTCACCGTCGCCGTCTCCGATAGCCTCAAG gttCGCTTACAGAATCATCTACTGTCGACGCAGGCGGGCGTGTTGGTACCAAACGGTCCGTTCCCGCCAGTCGCCGTCGCCGTGCCGGTGCAGCCTGTTAGAGATGGTG GTGTGCCGGGTGTGTCCGGCGTGTCCGCGGTGTCGGGCGTGTCGGGCGTGAGCACGGTGGTGGCGGGCGTGTCGGCGGCGGGGTCGGGGCGGCGCGTGTCGGCGCCGCTGGTGCAGCTGGCGCCGGCCGCGCTTGCGCACAAGCCGCTGCAGCTGcacgcgcacgccgcgcacgccgcgcacgccgcgcacgccgcgcagcCGCTCGTCGTCGCGCCCTCGCACGCACTGCACCACGTGCAGCCCAACAAGCTCAAG GTGGTGCACGCGCATTCGTTGACACATTCTCAGCGTACGCAGCTCTTGGCACAGAATCGCGTGGCGCATTTACCCACAGTGGTCTCGCTCGCTACGCTGGCAGACGCCAAGGCTCCCAACGCAGCGCTACTGAAGGCGGCGCCCGGCTCCGTCGCACAGCTGTTGGAGATCAAGAGCGGGCAGCTCGGCAAGGGAACGCACCTCGTGAACGTTGTGCGGCACCCCACGCCCGGCAAAACCACAGTCGCGCGGCTCGATATGAATGACAAGAAGCGACAGGTGGTAGCGTTTGATGGCGCCATCAAGTCGGCCGTTGCCACACCCGCCACCGCCACCGCGACCGCTACGCGGCCGCACCGTGTCAGCGTCAGCCTCGACGGGCGACAAATCGTGCGCGCCTCGCTGCCCACACTGCCGCACGTGCGCCATCAGATCCAGCTGAAGAACCGGCTGCAGGTGTCCACCCCGCAGGCCCGCGGCGTCGCCGAGCCCTCCACGTCGATCACAATCGCGACGCCCTCAAAGCCGACATGTCTACCGAGTTCTGTGGTCGCCAACCTGCTGCACAAAAACGTGCAGATACCGAAGAGTGGACAGAAAATCGCGATTTCCGGTCCCGGCGCGCAGGCACTGTCGGCCAACATGCCGACCATCGCGTTCACCACCGCAACTCAGCTCAAGGCGCGCCAAGCGAGACTCATCGCGCAGCCACGAGCTGCGCCAATTGC TGAGATGGTGGAGGGCCGCGCGCCGCTGAGCGCGGGGCTGGGCGCGGGGCTGGGCGCGGGGCTGGGGCCGGCGACGCTGCCGGCGGGGCTGGCGGCGACGCGCGGCGGCGCGCTGGCGGGGCTGGCGGCCGACGCGCCCCCGGCCGACGCCGACGACGCCGCCACCAACGGCGCCGTgcgacgccgcgccgccgacaCGCTGCCCATGGAGGTCACGTGA